A single Rhinolophus ferrumequinum isolate MPI-CBG mRhiFer1 chromosome 12, mRhiFer1_v1.p, whole genome shotgun sequence DNA region contains:
- the LOC117032390 gene encoding cytochrome P450 1A1 isoform X1, with the protein MTQKKVLFSDIRLTRMRSLAWDHTRDITDALIHTCHRKHAATKTATLDDDEIISTVNDLFAAGIETVSTCLYWSFLYLIQYPEIQAKIQEEIDGNIGLKSPRFEDRKILPYTEAFINEIFRHASFLPFTIPHCSTADTTLNGCFIPRKTGIFINMYQVNHDETMWDDPTLFRPERFLNENKELNKTLVEKVMIFGMRIRRCLGEEIAQNEIFIFITTLLQQLKLKKYPGAELDLTPTQGLAMKPKPYQLQAETRSPSSSCC; encoded by the exons GACCACACACGAGACATTACTGATGCTCTGATTCATACATGCCATAGGAAACATGCAGCTACCAAAACAGCCACCTTAGATGACGATGAAATCATAAGCACTGTGAATGACCTCTTTGCAGCAG ggaTTGAAACTGTATCAACATGTCTATACTGGAGCTTTCTTTATTTGATACAGTATCCAGAAATTCAAGCCaaaattcaagaagaaattg ATGGAAATATTGGGCTGAAATCACCCAGATTTGAAGACAGGAAAATTTTACCCTACACAGAAGctttcataaatgaaatattcagacatgcttcctttcttccttttactaTTCCACATTG TTCCACAGCAGACACTACGCTGAATGGCTGTTTCATTCCCAGGAAAACTGGCATCTTTATTAACATGTATCAAGTCAATCATGATGA AACTATGTGGGATGATCCCACTTTATTTAGACCCGAAAGATTTCTAAATGAAAACAAGGAACTGAATAAAACTCTTGTTGAGAAAGTTATGATATTTGGAATGAGAATCCGGAGGTGTCTCGGAGAAGAGATTGCACAGAatgagatatttattttcattaccaCACTTCTGCAACAGCTCAAGCTGAAAAAATACCCTGGAGCCGAGCTCGACCTGACGCCCACCCAAGGGTTAGCCATGAAGCCCAAACCATACCAGCTCCAAGCAGAGACCCGCTCCCCAAGTAGTTCATGTTGTTAG